One Kribbella sp. NBC_00662 genomic region harbors:
- a CDS encoding glycerophosphodiester phosphodiesterase family protein — protein MRRLPRALLPCALIAGLLLPAAPAYAHRADFDIQAHRGGLGLTVESTIASFSHGLELGVSTLELDVQITQDGYAVVTHDRKVDGKKCRDTAPYTPGDPEYPYVGKFINTLSLKQVKQLDCGSLPQSNFPEQQPDPGARMPELRDIFTLVHRYRAYGVKLNVETKVEAGAPTETAPREQFVQVVASEIRKANIARQVTIQSFDWGSLMRMHQVMPQLPLVALDNFDFLQVGKPGKSPWLGGIDIDDFGGDPIRAVKSFGASAISPVDGFPQGGKITDPAFRPYFSKDTVKAAHKAGLKVIPWTVDDPATIKWFVDQGVDGIISDYPDRVRDVVRSEGIRLPQAYDAPAVRALPSAHAHNDYDHRRPLQDALDRGFNSVEADVWLVDGELRVAHDLADAKPGRNLESLYLKPLADRVRQNHGQVYKHGRDFQLLIDIKSDGPSTYAAVHQALTKYRGISTIFVNGRVHEGAVTSVISGNRPLDDMKAQNVRYAGYDGRLGDLHSGMPASLMPLVSDNWSNVFTWRGVGPMPEAERTKLRDIVVSAHHAGYKVRFWETPDTPGASREALWRELVAANVDYINTDDLHGLEDFLR, from the coding sequence ATGCGCCGCCTTCCCCGCGCACTGCTTCCGTGCGCGCTGATCGCCGGGCTACTGCTTCCGGCCGCCCCGGCCTACGCCCACCGTGCCGATTTCGACATCCAGGCCCACCGCGGTGGGCTCGGGCTCACCGTGGAGAGCACGATCGCCTCGTTCTCACACGGTCTCGAGCTCGGCGTCAGCACGCTGGAGCTCGACGTCCAGATCACCCAGGACGGGTACGCCGTCGTCACCCACGACCGGAAGGTCGACGGCAAGAAGTGCCGCGACACCGCGCCGTACACACCGGGCGACCCCGAGTACCCGTACGTCGGCAAGTTCATCAACACGTTGTCGCTGAAGCAGGTCAAGCAGCTCGACTGCGGCTCGCTGCCGCAGTCGAACTTCCCCGAGCAGCAGCCCGACCCGGGCGCTCGGATGCCCGAGCTGCGTGACATCTTCACGCTGGTGCACCGCTACCGCGCGTACGGCGTGAAGCTGAACGTCGAGACCAAGGTCGAGGCCGGTGCCCCGACGGAGACCGCTCCGCGCGAGCAGTTCGTCCAGGTGGTCGCCAGTGAGATCCGCAAGGCGAACATCGCCCGCCAGGTGACGATCCAGAGCTTCGACTGGGGTTCGCTGATGCGGATGCACCAGGTGATGCCGCAGCTGCCGCTGGTCGCGCTGGACAACTTCGACTTCCTGCAGGTCGGCAAGCCCGGCAAGTCGCCGTGGCTGGGCGGGATCGACATCGACGACTTCGGCGGCGACCCGATCAGGGCGGTCAAGTCCTTCGGCGCCTCGGCGATCTCGCCCGTCGACGGCTTCCCGCAGGGCGGCAAGATCACCGACCCGGCGTTCCGCCCGTACTTCAGCAAAGACACCGTGAAGGCGGCGCACAAGGCCGGTCTGAAGGTCATCCCGTGGACCGTCGACGATCCGGCCACGATCAAGTGGTTCGTCGACCAGGGCGTCGACGGGATCATCAGCGACTACCCGGACCGCGTGCGCGACGTCGTACGGTCCGAAGGGATCCGGCTCCCGCAGGCGTACGACGCTCCCGCCGTACGGGCGTTGCCGTCGGCGCATGCGCACAACGACTACGACCACCGGCGGCCGTTGCAGGATGCGCTCGACCGCGGGTTCAACAGCGTCGAGGCCGACGTCTGGCTGGTCGACGGTGAACTGCGCGTCGCACACGACCTCGCCGACGCCAAGCCCGGTCGCAACCTGGAGAGCCTCTACCTGAAGCCGCTGGCGGATCGGGTCCGGCAGAACCACGGGCAGGTGTACAAGCACGGCCGTGACTTCCAGTTGCTGATCGACATCAAGAGCGACGGCCCGTCGACGTACGCCGCCGTCCACCAGGCACTGACCAAGTACCGCGGGATCAGCACGATCTTCGTCAACGGCCGCGTGCACGAGGGCGCTGTCACCTCGGTGATCAGTGGCAACCGTCCGCTGGACGACATGAAGGCGCAGAACGTCCGCTACGCCGGGTACGACGGCCGCCTGGGCGATCTGCATTCCGGTATGCCGGCGTCCTTGATGCCACTGGTCAGCGACAACTGGTCCAACGTGTTCACCTGGCGCGGCGTCGGCCCGATGCCGGAGGCCGAGAGGACCAAGCTGCGCGACATCGTCGTCAGCGCTCACCACGCCGGCTACAAGGTGAGGTTCTGGGAGACTCCGGACACCCCGGGCGCGTCCCGCGAGGCGCTCTGGCGCGAACTGGTCGCCGCGAACGTCGACTACATCAACACCGACGACCTGCACGGTCTGGAGGACTTCCTACGCTGA
- a CDS encoding glutamate--cysteine ligase — translation MTTGRLTPESLGHGYLAGVRVPSFGVEEELMLVSATGDPLPRSKAVVADLPDVELELTRAMVEINSPVCQTAGELRRHLDTMRAELAGAAAAEGARLLAIAVPPQGKPAQAITNKPRYQELALRWGLLAREQGVCGCHVHVEVPDKQAAVRASNHVRPWLPALLALTANSPIYLGRDTGFASWRWLMTTRWPCAGPPPYLESPEHFDALVSMHLAAGTLIDERMVYWDIRPSTHLPTVEVRVSDVPLTVDETVLLATLVRALVMTALEDGSQGPRLEPEVLRAAYWLAARDGLTANGVDVRTAEPMPVAELLKRLRQHVEPALQELDALELVDDGLQRALTDGNGAIKQRNAFREGGDFTALTQVSVGSPPDRAGRRC, via the coding sequence GTGACAACAGGCAGACTCACGCCGGAGAGCTTAGGCCATGGGTACCTGGCCGGCGTGAGGGTTCCGTCGTTCGGAGTAGAAGAAGAGCTCATGCTGGTATCCGCCACCGGTGATCCACTGCCGCGCAGCAAGGCAGTCGTGGCGGACCTGCCAGACGTAGAGCTGGAGCTGACGCGCGCCATGGTGGAGATCAACTCGCCGGTCTGTCAGACGGCCGGCGAGTTGCGTAGGCACCTGGATACGATGCGTGCCGAGCTCGCCGGCGCCGCCGCGGCGGAGGGCGCCCGGCTGCTTGCCATTGCAGTGCCACCGCAAGGCAAGCCGGCCCAGGCGATCACCAACAAGCCGCGCTACCAGGAGCTGGCGCTGCGCTGGGGGCTGCTGGCGCGTGAACAGGGCGTCTGCGGGTGTCATGTCCACGTCGAGGTCCCGGACAAGCAGGCCGCTGTCAGAGCCAGCAATCACGTACGGCCATGGCTCCCGGCGCTCCTGGCCCTCACCGCGAACTCCCCGATCTATCTGGGTCGTGACACCGGCTTCGCGAGCTGGCGGTGGCTGATGACGACCCGGTGGCCGTGCGCGGGCCCACCGCCGTACCTGGAGTCGCCGGAACACTTCGACGCTCTGGTGAGCATGCATCTGGCCGCGGGCACGCTCATCGACGAGCGGATGGTCTATTGGGACATCCGCCCGTCCACCCACCTGCCGACGGTGGAGGTGCGGGTCAGCGACGTACCACTGACCGTTGACGAGACCGTTCTCCTGGCCACACTCGTCCGTGCACTGGTGATGACAGCGCTGGAGGACGGCAGTCAGGGCCCGAGGCTCGAGCCTGAGGTACTGCGGGCCGCGTACTGGCTGGCTGCCCGTGACGGCCTGACCGCGAACGGCGTCGACGTTCGCACCGCCGAACCGATGCCGGTGGCCGAACTCCTGAAGAGGCTGCGGCAACACGTCGAACCGGCATTGCAGGAGCTCGACGCGCTGGAGCTGGTCGACGACGGACTCCAGCGCGCGCTCACCGACGGCAACGGTGCGATCAAGCAGCGCAACGCGTTTCGTGAGGGCGGCGACTTCACCGCCCTCACACAAGTCAGCGTAGGAAGTCCTCCAGACCGTGCAGGTCGTCGGTGTTGA
- a CDS encoding HipA family kinase, producing MSLPVVTATRYVLPLREGGSLPGVVEGNDLGTYVIKFHGAGQGPKALVAEVIVGELFRRLGLRVPELKLIQLDPAIGKSEPDFEIQELLIRSAGLNLAVDFLPGSFGYDGSAGNPGDEAMARILWLDAFVANVDRSWRNTNLLVWHKDLWLIDHGAALYFHHSWMSAEKFASLPYDASDHVFSVAVPGVAKVDAELAAAITPELLTEVIELVPDEWIADGDRERYLGHLLARLGNRAAWVPGGAR from the coding sequence GTGAGTCTGCCTGTTGTCACCGCGACCCGGTACGTGCTGCCGTTGCGTGAGGGCGGGTCGTTGCCTGGTGTTGTCGAGGGCAACGATCTCGGCACCTACGTGATCAAGTTCCACGGCGCCGGCCAGGGCCCGAAGGCGCTCGTCGCCGAGGTCATCGTCGGCGAGCTGTTCCGCCGCCTCGGCCTGCGGGTGCCGGAGCTGAAGCTGATCCAGCTCGACCCGGCGATCGGCAAGTCCGAGCCGGACTTCGAGATCCAGGAGCTGCTGATCCGCAGCGCCGGACTCAACCTCGCCGTCGATTTCCTCCCCGGCTCGTTCGGGTACGACGGCTCGGCGGGCAACCCCGGTGACGAGGCGATGGCCCGGATCCTCTGGCTGGACGCGTTCGTCGCGAACGTGGACCGGTCGTGGCGCAACACGAACCTGCTGGTCTGGCACAAGGACCTGTGGCTGATCGACCACGGCGCCGCGTTGTACTTCCACCACTCGTGGATGTCCGCGGAGAAGTTCGCCTCGCTGCCGTACGACGCGTCCGACCACGTGTTCTCGGTCGCGGTCCCGGGCGTCGCCAAGGTCGACGCGGAGCTGGCCGCGGCGATCACACCCGAGCTGTTGACGGAGGTGATCGAGCTCGTGCCGGACGAGTGGATCGCAGACGGTGATCGGGAGCGGTACCTGGGGCACCTGCTGGCGCGGCTGGGGAATCGGGCGGCCTGGGTGCCGGGAGGTGCGCGGTGA
- a CDS encoding DUF3037 domain-containing protein yields MAPFDYVILRAAPRIQRGEFINVGAVLYCRALDYLGAGWDVKPERLRALDPAVDVDVVCASLDQIRAICAGEAAGGPAAGTTISERFRWLAAPRSTVVHPGPIHSGITEDPAADLERLLDAFVR; encoded by the coding sequence ATGGCACCTTTCGACTACGTGATCCTGCGCGCCGCGCCGCGCATCCAGCGGGGTGAGTTCATCAACGTCGGCGCGGTGCTCTACTGCCGCGCACTGGACTACCTGGGCGCCGGCTGGGACGTGAAGCCCGAGCGTTTGAGGGCGCTGGACCCAGCAGTCGACGTGGACGTCGTGTGCGCGTCACTGGATCAGATTCGGGCGATTTGTGCGGGTGAGGCGGCTGGAGGACCGGCAGCCGGCACCACGATCAGCGAGCGGTTCCGGTGGCTGGCTGCGCCTCGCAGTACCGTCGTACATCCCGGACCGATCCACAGCGGGATCACTGAGGATCCCGCTGCGGACCTGGAGCGGTTGCTCGACGCCTTCGTGCGTTAG
- the pgm gene encoding phosphoglucomutase (alpha-D-glucose-1,6-bisphosphate-dependent): MHPRAGQPAQPEDLVDVDAMLAAYDDITPDVDNPAQKVVFGTSGHRGSSLDGAFNEAHILAITQAVCEYRAGQGTTGPLLVGRDSHGLSEPAWRTVLEVLAGNDVQTLVDSADRLTPTPAVSHAILRLNRGAGADADGIVITPSHNPPRDGGIKYNPPHGGPADSDATKWIADRANQLIAGGNREVRRTPFAQARQQAGDYDFVGHYVDDLPSVVNLAAIRDAGVKIGADPLGGASVDYWSAIAERHGLDLTVVNPRIDPAWSFMTLDHDGKIRMDCSSPYAMASLVAQRDKYDVATGNDADADRHGIVTPDAGLMNPNHYLAVAISYLFSNRQWSADVAVGKTLVSSSLIDRVVADLGRRLWEVPVGFKWFVPGLIDGSVGFGGEESAGASFLRFDGTVWTTDKDGILLALLASEITAVTGETPSKAHAKLVDRFGASAYSRVDAPATREQKAKLSALSADAVTATELAGEPIVDRLTKAPGNGAAIGGLKVTTESAWFAARPSGTEDLYKIYGESFKGAEHLEQVFEQAREVVSEALA; encoded by the coding sequence ATGCACCCACGCGCAGGCCAGCCCGCTCAGCCCGAGGACCTCGTCGACGTCGATGCCATGCTGGCGGCGTACGACGACATCACGCCGGACGTGGACAATCCGGCCCAGAAGGTCGTCTTCGGTACGTCGGGACATCGCGGCTCGAGTCTCGACGGCGCCTTCAACGAGGCGCACATCCTGGCGATCACCCAGGCCGTCTGCGAGTACCGGGCCGGTCAGGGTACGACGGGGCCGCTGCTCGTCGGCCGGGACAGTCATGGCCTGTCGGAGCCGGCCTGGCGCACCGTGCTCGAGGTGCTGGCCGGCAACGACGTACAGACGCTCGTGGACAGCGCCGACCGGCTCACGCCCACCCCTGCGGTCTCGCACGCCATCCTGCGGCTCAACCGTGGCGCCGGCGCGGACGCGGACGGCATCGTCATCACGCCGTCGCACAACCCGCCGCGCGACGGCGGCATCAAGTACAACCCGCCGCACGGCGGTCCGGCCGACTCCGACGCGACCAAGTGGATCGCGGACCGTGCCAACCAGCTGATCGCGGGGGGCAACCGCGAGGTACGCCGTACGCCGTTCGCGCAGGCCCGTCAGCAGGCGGGCGACTACGACTTCGTCGGGCACTACGTCGACGACCTCCCGTCCGTGGTCAACCTCGCGGCGATCCGCGATGCCGGTGTGAAGATCGGCGCCGACCCGCTGGGTGGTGCGAGTGTCGACTACTGGTCCGCGATCGCCGAGCGGCACGGTCTCGACCTGACCGTGGTGAACCCGCGGATCGATCCGGCCTGGTCGTTCATGACGCTGGACCACGACGGCAAGATCCGGATGGACTGCTCCTCGCCGTACGCGATGGCCTCGCTGGTAGCGCAGCGGGACAAGTACGACGTGGCGACCGGGAACGACGCGGACGCGGACCGGCACGGCATCGTCACGCCGGACGCCGGACTGATGAACCCGAACCATTACCTGGCCGTCGCGATCTCCTACCTGTTCAGCAACCGCCAGTGGAGTGCGGACGTCGCCGTCGGGAAGACGCTGGTGTCGTCTTCGCTGATCGACCGCGTGGTCGCCGATCTGGGTCGTCGCCTGTGGGAGGTGCCGGTCGGCTTCAAGTGGTTCGTGCCTGGGCTGATCGACGGCTCGGTCGGCTTCGGTGGTGAGGAGTCGGCCGGAGCGAGCTTCCTGCGCTTCGACGGCACGGTGTGGACGACCGACAAGGACGGGATCCTGCTGGCGTTGCTGGCCAGTGAGATCACCGCTGTGACGGGGGAGACGCCGTCAAAGGCCCACGCGAAGCTGGTGGATCGGTTCGGTGCGTCGGCGTACTCACGGGTGGATGCACCTGCCACACGCGAGCAGAAGGCCAAGCTGTCGGCCCTGTCCGCAGACGCGGTCACGGCGACCGAGCTGGCCGGCGAGCCGATCGTGGACAGGCTGACGAAAGCACCGGGCAACGGAGCCGCGATCGGTGGGCTGAAGGTCACCACCGAGTCGGCGTGGTTCGCCGCCCGCCCCTCCGGGACCGAGGACCTCTACAAGATCTACGGCGAGTCCTTCAAGGGCGCCGAACACCTGGAGCAGGTCTTCGAACAGGCCCGCGAGGTCGTGTCCGAAGCACTGGCCTAA
- a CDS encoding fused MFS/spermidine synthase, protein MGKGEAGPVGQKLAIALAFGSSAAVMVLELVSLRLVAPYIGLTLETNTAVIGVALAAIATGAALGGKFADVVPPQRTLGPLILFGGALVMLILPVVRWTGQALANDMVFLVLAVTLFAPASLLAAVTPMVTKLRLSTLEQTGTVVGRLSAYATVGGIVGTVLTGFVFVATVPISTIILTLGAALVVVGAALTFLLRGVQAAVKPVALAVIGATLTVVAPRPCEVETAYHCARVVADPGREGGRTLYLDQLRHSYVDLDDPTYLEFEYIKNFAAAINGSWQAEKPLDVLHVGGGGLTMPRYLTATRPGSKHQVYEIDSAVVELDKKELGVRTGPDLAVTVQDGRLGVRSEATDSRDLVIMDAFSGQSVPWHLTTRELITDVRRVLRPDGIYLINVIDHGPTRFAKAEVRTLQAVFPYAAMIARKSGTGGNFVLIGSDRPIDVPAINSRLEPGMEILDQPSTDGPVLTDDFAPVDQLLTPYGQ, encoded by the coding sequence ATGGGCAAGGGCGAAGCTGGTCCGGTCGGTCAGAAGCTGGCGATTGCACTGGCGTTCGGGAGCTCCGCCGCCGTGATGGTGCTCGAGCTCGTCTCGCTCCGGCTGGTCGCGCCGTACATCGGGCTGACGCTGGAGACGAACACCGCGGTCATCGGAGTCGCACTGGCTGCGATCGCGACCGGTGCGGCGCTCGGTGGCAAGTTCGCCGACGTGGTGCCGCCGCAGCGAACCCTTGGCCCGCTGATCCTGTTCGGTGGCGCATTGGTGATGCTCATTCTCCCGGTGGTGCGGTGGACCGGCCAGGCGCTCGCCAACGACATGGTGTTCCTCGTCCTCGCCGTCACACTGTTCGCGCCCGCGTCGCTGCTGGCAGCCGTCACACCGATGGTGACCAAGCTGCGCCTGTCCACGCTGGAGCAGACCGGCACTGTCGTCGGCAGACTGTCCGCGTACGCGACGGTCGGCGGCATCGTCGGCACTGTGCTGACCGGATTCGTGTTCGTCGCCACCGTACCGATCAGCACGATCATCCTGACGCTGGGCGCCGCGCTGGTCGTCGTCGGTGCCGCACTGACCTTCCTGCTCCGTGGCGTGCAGGCAGCGGTGAAGCCGGTCGCCCTCGCGGTCATCGGCGCCACGTTGACCGTGGTCGCGCCACGTCCCTGTGAGGTCGAGACGGCGTACCACTGCGCCCGAGTGGTCGCGGACCCCGGTCGTGAGGGTGGACGGACGCTGTACCTCGACCAGCTACGGCACTCGTACGTCGACCTGGACGATCCGACCTATCTGGAGTTCGAGTACATCAAGAACTTCGCTGCGGCGATCAACGGCAGTTGGCAGGCTGAGAAGCCGCTGGACGTGCTGCACGTGGGCGGTGGCGGCCTGACGATGCCGAGGTACCTGACGGCGACCCGGCCCGGCAGCAAGCACCAGGTGTACGAGATCGACTCGGCGGTCGTGGAGCTCGACAAGAAGGAGCTCGGAGTACGGACCGGACCCGACCTGGCCGTGACGGTGCAGGACGGCCGGCTCGGCGTGCGGTCCGAGGCCACGGACAGCCGCGACTTGGTCATCATGGACGCGTTCAGCGGGCAGTCCGTGCCGTGGCACCTCACCACTCGCGAGCTGATCACCGACGTACGCCGGGTGCTGCGGCCGGACGGGATCTACCTGATCAACGTCATCGACCACGGGCCGACCCGATTCGCGAAGGCAGAGGTCAGGACGCTGCAGGCGGTGTTCCCGTACGCCGCGATGATCGCGCGGAAGAGCGGCACCGGCGGGAACTTCGTGCTGATCGGGTCGGACCGGCCGATCGACGTACCTGCGATCAACAGCCGGCTCGAGCCGGGGATGGAGATCCTGGATCAGCCGAGCACTGACGGGCCGGTGCTGACCGACGACTTCGCTCCCGTCGACCAGTTGCTCACGCCGTACGGTCAATGA
- a CDS encoding maleylpyruvate isomerase N-terminal domain-containing protein — MDPTRSAELYHAGRERMADAVRDLSLEDLDRQVPACPQWSVHSLISHLTGVAADFVVGNVVGAPRPPWTAVQVERRRNLPISEVLDEWATVGPQLEKLIVDGTTSHPLVCNPYVDAAVHEADLHGAIGSGRPPTELWLATLDWMLDQPGPLTVITPDGTYSAGSDGPTAVAHTSSYELFRAIFGRRSTAQILDWEWDSPEHATSWSSELARLPQTSVPLND, encoded by the coding sequence ATGGACCCAACGAGAAGTGCGGAGCTTTACCACGCCGGCCGTGAGCGGATGGCAGACGCGGTCCGCGACCTCAGCCTGGAGGACCTCGATCGTCAGGTGCCCGCCTGTCCGCAGTGGAGCGTGCACAGCCTGATCTCGCACCTCACCGGTGTGGCGGCCGACTTCGTGGTCGGCAACGTCGTCGGTGCGCCGCGCCCGCCGTGGACCGCAGTACAGGTCGAGAGGCGCCGCAACCTGCCGATCTCGGAGGTACTGGACGAGTGGGCCACTGTCGGACCACAGCTGGAGAAGCTGATCGTCGACGGCACCACCTCTCATCCGCTGGTCTGCAACCCGTACGTCGACGCTGCAGTCCACGAAGCCGACCTGCACGGCGCCATCGGCAGCGGCCGCCCGCCTACTGAACTCTGGCTCGCCACGCTGGACTGGATGCTCGACCAGCCAGGTCCGCTGACCGTCATCACACCGGACGGCACCTACTCGGCCGGCTCCGACGGTCCGACTGCTGTGGCTCACACCAGCTCTTACGAACTGTTCCGGGCCATCTTCGGCCGCCGCAGTACCGCGCAGATCCTGGACTGGGAGTGGGACTCACCGGAGCACGCCACGAGCTGGAGCAGCGAGCTCGCCAGGCTCCCGCAGACCTCGGTGCCGTTGAACGACTAG
- a CDS encoding MmcQ/YjbR family DNA-binding protein, whose protein sequence is MDVLERVRRLCLAMPEATERPSHGEPTWFVRDKKVFVMYADHHHDDRLGVWMAAPPGVQEALVAEDPEHFYRPPYVGHRGWLGVYLDVDVDWEHFEDLVENAYRQIAPKTLIARLDEV, encoded by the coding sequence ATGGACGTTCTCGAACGCGTACGCCGCCTGTGCCTGGCTATGCCCGAGGCGACCGAGCGGCCGAGTCATGGCGAGCCGACCTGGTTCGTGCGGGACAAGAAGGTGTTCGTGATGTACGCCGACCACCACCACGACGACCGCCTCGGTGTGTGGATGGCGGCGCCACCCGGCGTACAGGAGGCGCTTGTCGCCGAGGACCCGGAGCACTTCTACCGGCCGCCGTACGTCGGCCACCGCGGCTGGCTAGGCGTGTACCTGGACGTGGATGTCGACTGGGAGCACTTCGAGGACCTGGTCGAGAACGCCTATCGCCAGATCGCTCCGAAGACTCTCATCGCCAGGCTGGACGAGGTCTAG
- a CDS encoding response regulator encodes MAITVMVVDDQEMVRAGFSALLDAQPDLQVVGQAGDGAQAVELAADLKPDVILMDVRMPVLDGLAATRRILADSTPGEPPRVVMLTTFDLDDYVYAALRAGASGFLLKHSTPDELAAAVRVVAAGDALLAPSVTRRLVEDFARAQPVVPITPVHLTPRETDVLRLVARGLSNRQIADELVLAEQTVKTHVSNILTKLDLRDRAQAVVYAYEAGVVTPGPRH; translated from the coding sequence GTGGCGATCACGGTCATGGTGGTTGACGACCAGGAGATGGTGCGGGCCGGGTTCAGCGCACTGCTCGATGCGCAGCCGGATCTTCAGGTTGTCGGACAAGCCGGCGACGGTGCGCAGGCGGTCGAACTGGCCGCAGACCTGAAGCCGGACGTGATCCTGATGGACGTTCGCATGCCGGTCCTCGATGGCCTCGCCGCGACCAGGCGCATCCTGGCCGACTCGACGCCGGGCGAGCCGCCGCGGGTCGTGATGCTGACGACGTTCGACCTCGACGACTACGTGTACGCCGCCCTCCGCGCCGGCGCGAGCGGCTTCTTGCTGAAGCACTCCACTCCGGACGAGCTGGCCGCCGCAGTGCGGGTCGTGGCCGCCGGTGATGCGCTGCTCGCGCCGTCTGTCACCCGTCGGCTCGTGGAGGACTTCGCGCGGGCACAGCCCGTCGTACCGATCACTCCGGTGCATCTGACGCCGCGGGAGACCGACGTACTGCGGCTGGTTGCGCGCGGGCTCTCCAACCGGCAGATTGCCGACGAACTGGTCCTCGCCGAGCAGACCGTCAAGACACATGTCAGCAACATCCTGACCAAGCTGGACCTGCGAGATCGTGCGCAGGCGGTCGTCTACGCCTATGAGGCGGGCGTGGTGACCCCAGGTCCGCGACACTAG